The Flavobacterium praedii genome window below encodes:
- a CDS encoding aldehyde dehydrogenase family protein has translation MYKMYINGAFVDAASGKTRAILNPATKAVIATVPEAQIEDVNAAVDAARAAFDGEEWKSKTAQDRQKILFAIAGKIRDNFDSFVKLEVENNGKPIREAEFDIDDAASCFEFYAGLATKIHGETMSVPGNSFSYVTREAIGVCAQIIPWNFPFLMCAWKLGPAIAAGNTVVLKPSEVTPLTALFLAQLIAELDIPKGVINIVTGDGPIAGNALISNTKIDKIAFTGGTSTGKYIGKIAAENLKKVTLELGGKNPVVIFDDCKMDLAIDWGLFAAFANSGQVCTAGSRILIQDTIYDEFVKQFVARAKNIKVGDGSVAENTMGPIVSQAHFDKIKAYIEVGKSEANLAFGGNTDDSKGFFIEPTIFTDVTPNMRIAREEIFGPVVALLKFSTEEEAIAMANDTEYGLGYGLFTQDVTRVHRVMPKIRAGIGWVNFYHPTFNEMPWGGYKQSGTGRELGLYGIENYLEVKQVNINLDTDPVGWY, from the coding sequence ATGTATAAAATGTATATCAACGGTGCTTTTGTGGATGCTGCATCAGGCAAAACAAGAGCGATACTGAATCCTGCGACCAAGGCCGTAATTGCTACAGTTCCAGAAGCACAAATTGAAGATGTAAATGCCGCTGTCGATGCTGCAAGAGCTGCTTTTGATGGCGAGGAATGGAAAAGTAAAACGGCACAAGACCGTCAAAAAATATTGTTTGCAATTGCGGGAAAAATTAGAGACAATTTTGATTCTTTTGTAAAATTGGAAGTAGAAAATAATGGTAAACCCATTCGTGAAGCCGAATTTGATATTGATGATGCAGCTTCTTGTTTTGAGTTTTATGCAGGATTAGCCACCAAGATTCATGGAGAAACCATGAGTGTTCCTGGGAATTCATTTAGTTATGTAACTCGTGAGGCCATTGGGGTTTGCGCTCAAATTATACCTTGGAATTTTCCGTTCCTGATGTGCGCCTGGAAACTAGGACCTGCCATTGCAGCAGGAAATACAGTTGTTTTAAAACCATCCGAAGTGACACCGTTGACGGCTTTGTTTTTGGCACAATTAATAGCCGAATTGGATATTCCAAAAGGAGTAATCAATATTGTAACAGGAGATGGACCCATTGCTGGAAACGCACTAATAAGCAATACCAAAATTGATAAAATTGCTTTTACAGGAGGAACTTCAACAGGAAAATACATTGGCAAAATCGCTGCCGAAAATCTCAAAAAAGTTACTTTAGAATTGGGCGGAAAAAATCCAGTAGTCATTTTTGACGATTGCAAAATGGACTTGGCTATTGATTGGGGATTGTTTGCGGCTTTCGCCAATAGCGGACAGGTTTGTACAGCAGGTTCTCGAATTTTGATTCAAGATACCATTTACGATGAATTTGTAAAACAGTTTGTGGCTAGAGCCAAAAATATAAAAGTGGGTGATGGAAGTGTTGCCGAAAATACGATGGGACCAATCGTATCTCAAGCTCATTTTGACAAAATTAAAGCCTATATCGAAGTGGGGAAAAGCGAAGCTAATCTAGCTTTTGGAGGCAATACAGATGACAGTAAAGGATTTTTTATTGAGCCAACCATTTTTACAGATGTTACTCCAAATATGCGAATTGCCAGAGAAGAAATTTTTGGGCCTGTAGTAGCATTATTGAAATTCTCCACCGAAGAAGAAGCAATTGCAATGGCCAATGATACCGAATATGGTTTGGGTTATGGGTTGTTCACGCAAGATGTAACGCGTGTACATCGGGTAATGCCAAAGATACGAGCAGGAATTGGATGGGTCAATTTTTATCATCCTACCTTTAATGAAATGCCTTGGGGTGGTTATAAACAATCGGGAACAGGCAGAGAATTGGGATTGTACGGTATAGAAAATTACCTCGAAGTAAAACAAGTCAACATCAATCTGGATACAGATCCAGTGGGATGGTATTAA
- a CDS encoding NAD-dependent succinate-semialdehyde dehydrogenase: protein MIFKSINPFTQAVIAEHEVLTNAQLTQKLQLSESAFKQWRTTTFQERADKMKKLADILRANKDELGLLITNEMGKTLSEGIAEVDKSAGNCDFYAENAERMLKDEQYDTPFKSMSVYDPSGAVFAIMPWNYPFWQVLRYAAPAIMGGNVTLLKHAPNVIGCAKAIENAFLEAGFPEGVFQQINIDIPQVESVIASDIVSGITLTGSEMAGSSVAALAGKHIKKSVLELGGSDAFIVLNDADVEKAATVATQSRMLNAGQACICAKRFIVTEKVADEFAALFAQKVSALQQGNPLQSGINMGPLARIDLAEKLSYQLEHSLKQGAKILVGGEREHCNFQPTLIDFVDANNIAFQEETFGPLATIIRAKDENDAIAIANNHRYGLASAIWTEDRENAYKLARKIEAGNVFVNSLVRSDSRIPFGGIKKSGYGRELSEIGIKEFMNMKSVIIE, encoded by the coding sequence ATGATATTCAAATCTATAAATCCGTTTACACAAGCAGTTATTGCGGAGCATGAAGTATTAACCAATGCGCAATTGACTCAAAAACTGCAATTATCGGAATCGGCTTTCAAACAATGGCGTACTACCACTTTTCAAGAAAGAGCCGATAAAATGAAAAAACTGGCCGATATATTAAGAGCCAATAAAGACGAATTGGGATTGCTGATTACCAATGAAATGGGTAAAACATTGTCAGAAGGTATTGCCGAAGTCGATAAATCAGCAGGGAATTGTGATTTCTACGCGGAGAATGCTGAAAGAATGCTGAAAGATGAGCAATATGACACGCCTTTCAAGAGCATGTCGGTTTATGATCCATCGGGTGCTGTTTTTGCGATTATGCCTTGGAATTATCCTTTTTGGCAAGTGTTGCGTTATGCTGCACCGGCAATTATGGGCGGAAATGTGACACTTTTGAAGCACGCGCCAAATGTTATTGGTTGTGCCAAAGCCATAGAAAATGCTTTCTTGGAAGCTGGTTTTCCAGAAGGTGTTTTTCAGCAAATAAACATTGATATTCCACAAGTTGAAAGTGTTATTGCTTCGGATATTGTGTCTGGAATTACCTTGACAGGCAGTGAAATGGCAGGTTCTTCTGTGGCGGCATTAGCTGGAAAGCATATCAAAAAATCGGTATTGGAGTTGGGGGGATCGGATGCATTTATTGTTTTGAATGATGCAGATGTAGAAAAAGCCGCAACGGTAGCCACTCAATCTAGAATGTTAAACGCGGGTCAGGCTTGCATTTGTGCCAAACGTTTTATTGTTACCGAAAAAGTAGCGGATGAATTTGCTGCATTGTTTGCTCAAAAAGTAAGTGCGCTACAACAAGGAAATCCTTTGCAAAGCGGAATCAATATGGGGCCTTTGGCAAGAATTGATTTGGCCGAAAAATTAAGTTACCAATTGGAACATTCTCTAAAACAAGGAGCGAAAATTTTGGTTGGAGGAGAGCGGGAGCATTGCAACTTTCAACCCACATTAATTGATTTTGTAGATGCCAATAATATTGCTTTTCAAGAAGAAACTTTTGGGCCTTTAGCAACAATTATTAGAGCTAAAGATGAAAATGATGCGATTGCGATTGCCAATAATCATCGATATGGTTTGGCATCTGCAATTTGGACAGAAGACAGGGAGAATGCTTATAAATTGGCCAGAAAAATTGAAGCAGGTAATGTTTTTGTCAATTCATTAGTACGTTCTGATTCTAGAATCCCTTTTGGAGGCATCAAAAAATCAGGCTACGGAAGAGAATTGTCCGAAATTGGAATCAAAGAATTTATGAATATGAAATCAGTGATTATAGAATAG
- a CDS encoding flavin monoamine oxidase family protein: MRNPKSTVLKNILLNLKLAQFSNENPEIEVDTIIAFKNSDAVSRRKFVTDVAKFSLLTGIIGTSIVSCKKEDEKARNPISDEGEGFGSSNDKKVVIVGAGMAGLNAAYQLRKAGIRSTIYEGSFRLGGRILTHYGDALQMGIHPEFGGDFIDSTHEDMLSLAKEFDLDLIDMYAESKAANLIHETFFFDGRHISEEEIIKEFKKIAPSIQKDAASLGEDYDTPAALVFDKMTLKDYIKSLKCSQWLKDIFTAAYLAEFGLDTSEQSAINLLDMVDTNTSEGFKIFGDSDEKYRIREGNSKLIEHLSGKVADSIVMKSILTAISNKDGKYTLSFKDKEDVQADYVIIAIPFTMLRDVKMDLSDMTPEKRNSIQELGYGQNNKLFLGYEGRPWREGKNNFYGYLFHKDIHDGWDSSSIKSVASNKGVYCCFFGGDESIALSKVAVQNPHAPATHIWKTDLPQKEIDKYIGQMEEVFPGSKKGYVNKHVFACWSSYPFVKASYTCPKPGQWNTAMLYTAEPIGDVYFAGEHCSVDYQGFMNGAAETGRLAAEQITAKIKKAHI; the protein is encoded by the coding sequence ATGAGAAATCCAAAATCAACCGTACTTAAGAATATTCTTTTGAATTTGAAACTTGCCCAATTTTCAAATGAAAATCCAGAAATTGAAGTCGACACAATTATTGCTTTCAAAAATAGTGATGCCGTTAGTAGAAGAAAGTTTGTGACCGATGTGGCAAAGTTTAGTTTACTCACAGGAATTATCGGAACTTCAATCGTAAGTTGTAAAAAAGAAGATGAAAAAGCAAGGAACCCAATATCTGATGAAGGTGAAGGTTTTGGTTCTTCAAATGATAAAAAAGTAGTGATAGTTGGTGCTGGAATGGCTGGTTTGAATGCGGCTTATCAATTAAGAAAAGCAGGAATTAGATCGACAATTTACGAAGGTAGTTTTAGATTAGGGGGAAGGATTTTGACACATTATGGTGATGCGTTGCAAATGGGTATTCATCCCGAATTTGGAGGTGATTTTATAGATTCTACGCATGAAGATATGCTTTCTTTGGCCAAAGAATTTGATTTGGATTTAATCGATATGTACGCCGAATCCAAAGCTGCGAATTTGATACATGAAACCTTCTTTTTTGATGGAAGGCATATTTCGGAAGAGGAAATTATCAAAGAGTTCAAGAAAATTGCACCATCAATTCAAAAAGATGCAGCTAGTTTAGGAGAAGATTATGATACCCCTGCCGCTTTAGTTTTTGACAAAATGACTTTGAAGGATTATATAAAGTCTTTGAAATGCAGTCAATGGTTGAAAGATATTTTTACTGCAGCTTATTTGGCAGAATTTGGATTGGATACTTCGGAACAGTCCGCAATCAATCTCTTGGATATGGTTGATACCAATACTTCTGAAGGATTTAAAATTTTTGGAGATAGCGACGAAAAATACAGAATAAGAGAAGGAAATTCGAAATTAATAGAACATTTATCCGGAAAAGTGGCAGATTCAATTGTGATGAAATCCATATTGACAGCCATTTCAAACAAAGACGGGAAATATACATTGTCATTTAAGGATAAAGAAGATGTTCAGGCCGATTATGTAATTATTGCTATTCCGTTTACCATGTTGCGCGACGTAAAAATGGACTTAAGCGACATGACTCCTGAGAAGAGAAATTCAATTCAGGAATTGGGTTATGGACAAAATAACAAATTGTTTTTAGGATACGAAGGCAGACCTTGGCGCGAAGGGAAAAACAATTTTTACGGCTATTTATTTCACAAAGATATTCATGACGGTTGGGATTCTAGCAGTATAAAAAGCGTAGCCAGTAACAAAGGGGTGTATTGTTGTTTCTTTGGAGGAGATGAATCTATAGCCTTGTCAAAAGTGGCTGTACAAAATCCGCACGCGCCCGCAACACATATCTGGAAAACAGATTTGCCTCAAAAAGAAATCGATAAATACATTGGACAAATGGAAGAAGTTTTCCCAGGGTCTAAAAAAGGATATGTAAACAAACATGTTTTTGCCTGTTGGTCTTCCTATCCATTTGTAAAAGCCAGCTATACCTGTCCAAAACCCGGACAATGGAATACGGCCATGTTATATACCGCAGAGCCAATTGGAGATGTTTATTTTGCAGGAGAACATTGCAGTGTCGATTATCAAGGATTCATGAATGGCGCCGCAGAAACTGGACGGTTGGCCGCAGAACAAATTACAGCAAAAATCAAAAAAGCACATATTTAA
- a CDS encoding TorF family putative porin translates to MKKVVVVLALMLTSSFAFAQDAPAAAQDAPESKFTAAVDVVAPYMWRGVKLYSNNIAFQPYASYAATEKLTVGFWMTTNLSSAADAYNEYDWYVSYQVTPILKVMLSDYYAPATKKNVETYGFSRANYFDYGFGSAQVMDLSILLDFSDKGVPIDFQWNTLVNGNDYKDVEYDSNGEVLNKNRAFSSYSEIGYTHSIESIGVNLRGFVGAAVINNNAYYGLHQDGTAGFAFTNVGLNVAKEIKFSEKFSLPVFLRYTYNEDGRKSLDGEKQVNIISGGLTLTIK, encoded by the coding sequence ATGAAAAAAGTAGTAGTAGTTTTAGCTTTAATGCTAACGAGTAGTTTCGCATTTGCACAAGATGCGCCAGCAGCAGCCCAAGATGCTCCAGAATCAAAATTTACTGCAGCAGTAGATGTCGTAGCTCCTTATATGTGGAGAGGGGTAAAATTGTATTCGAATAATATAGCTTTTCAGCCTTATGCATCGTATGCAGCAACCGAAAAATTAACAGTAGGATTCTGGATGACAACCAATTTGTCTTCTGCAGCAGATGCCTATAATGAGTATGATTGGTATGTATCTTACCAAGTTACTCCAATTTTAAAAGTTATGCTAAGTGATTATTATGCACCTGCCACTAAGAAAAATGTGGAAACGTATGGTTTTTCTAGAGCCAATTATTTTGATTATGGATTTGGATCTGCTCAAGTTATGGATCTATCAATACTTCTTGATTTCTCAGACAAAGGTGTACCTATTGATTTTCAATGGAATACTTTAGTTAATGGAAATGATTACAAAGATGTTGAGTATGATAGTAATGGAGAAGTGTTGAATAAAAACAGAGCTTTTTCTTCTTATTCAGAAATAGGGTATACACATTCAATTGAATCTATTGGTGTAAACTTAAGAGGTTTTGTAGGTGCTGCTGTGATCAATAATAATGCGTATTATGGTTTGCATCAAGACGGAACAGCTGGATTTGCTTTTACGAATGTAGGATTGAATGTAGCTAAAGAGATTAAATTTTCGGAAAAATTCAGCCTTCCTGTTTTCTTGAGATATACTTATAATGAAGATGGAAGAAAAAGTCTTGATGGAGAAAAACAAGTAAATATTATATCAGGAGGTTTGACTTTAACAATCAAATAA
- a CDS encoding outer membrane beta-barrel protein, whose translation MKKVITIFALVLTTSLAFAQDGETAVSPSTTFAGSADAYYKYAFSGISSGYTSFTNSNNSFELGMASIEASHKWKKVSVFVDLGFGGRAKEFTYNDNAYTFMIKQLTFTYDVSDSFKIVAGTFGTHIGYELLDAVDNKNYSMSYAFTYGPFYNTGVKAQYTSGKFSFMAGVTNPTDFKSAIETQTNSKTYIGQVAYVGETGSAYLNISSGLENGSPLRDSFGKIIASSDENRTQFDFVGTKKFGDKFAVGFNATYADTNNNIDSSLDGKWYSLVLYPSYTISSSVLLAYRLEYMDSKDATASLGTIAGSSIIGNTLSLNYKVGNMTIIPEIRIDSASNDIFVTNDDSFKGVNTYALVAATYTF comes from the coding sequence ATGAAAAAAGTAATTACTATTTTTGCCTTAGTCTTGACTACAAGTTTAGCATTTGCACAAGATGGAGAAACAGCTGTGTCTCCATCAACAACTTTTGCAGGTTCTGCAGATGCGTATTACAAATATGCTTTTTCTGGAATTTCAAGTGGATATACCAGCTTTACGAATTCTAATAATTCATTTGAATTAGGTATGGCATCTATTGAAGCCTCTCACAAATGGAAAAAAGTATCTGTATTTGTAGATTTAGGTTTTGGAGGCAGAGCTAAGGAGTTTACCTATAATGACAATGCTTACACATTTATGATTAAACAATTGACATTCACTTATGATGTGTCAGATAGTTTTAAAATTGTTGCAGGAACTTTTGGAACTCACATCGGGTATGAGTTGCTTGATGCTGTAGACAATAAAAACTACAGTATGTCGTATGCCTTTACTTATGGGCCTTTTTATAACACAGGGGTAAAAGCACAATATACATCTGGTAAATTTAGTTTTATGGCTGGTGTTACTAATCCAACCGATTTTAAATCAGCTATTGAAACACAAACAAATTCAAAAACATATATAGGACAAGTTGCATATGTAGGAGAAACTGGAAGTGCTTATTTAAATATATCTTCGGGACTTGAAAATGGAAGTCCATTGAGAGACAGTTTTGGAAAAATTATTGCTTCTTCAGATGAAAATAGAACTCAATTTGATTTTGTGGGTACTAAAAAATTTGGTGATAAATTTGCTGTTGGATTCAATGCAACTTATGCGGATACCAATAATAATATAGATAGTAGTTTAGATGGAAAATGGTACTCTTTAGTTCTTTATCCAAGTTATACAATTAGTTCAAGTGTATTATTAGCATATCGTTTGGAGTATATGGATTCAAAAGATGCTACTGCTTCTTTAGGAACAATTGCTGGTTCTTCAATAATTGGTAATACATTATCATTAAACTATAAAGTGGGTAATATGACAATTATTCCTGAAATCAGAATTGATTCTGCTTCAAATGATATTTTTGTTACTAATGATGATAGTTTCAAAGGAGTTAATACGTATGCTTTGGTAGCTGCGACTTATACTTTCTAA
- a CDS encoding tyrosine-protein phosphatase: protein MFFFNKNRAVLKDLIPDNHIDIHSHLLPGIDDGSKSFEHTLGLVQALQGIGVSQFVTTPHIMQDVWNNTNEGILSLEKQTVVELKNNGIDIPFRAASEYMMDEYFVQLFQTGELLTLKDNYVLVEMSYINAPIQLYTILFDLQVAGYIPILAHPERYIFYHNNFEEYVKLKRVGCLFQLNLLAVVGYYGESIANAAKELLQKGMYDFVGSDVHHSKHIAAFGDKVKWKDLSPLKEVIKNNQFFSIQ from the coding sequence TTGTTTTTCTTCAACAAAAATAGGGCTGTTTTAAAGGATTTAATTCCAGATAACCATATTGATATTCATTCGCATTTGCTACCGGGAATTGATGATGGTTCTAAAAGTTTTGAGCATACTTTAGGTTTGGTTCAAGCACTTCAAGGTATTGGTGTGTCTCAGTTTGTAACCACGCCTCATATTATGCAGGATGTTTGGAACAATACCAATGAAGGAATACTTTCTCTAGAAAAGCAGACCGTAGTTGAGCTAAAAAATAATGGTATTGATATTCCTTTTCGTGCCGCTTCAGAGTATATGATGGATGAGTATTTTGTGCAACTTTTTCAAACTGGCGAGTTATTGACTTTGAAAGACAATTATGTATTGGTTGAAATGTCTTATATCAATGCACCTATACAATTGTACACGATACTTTTTGATTTGCAAGTGGCAGGTTATATTCCTATTTTGGCACACCCGGAGCGTTATATTTTTTACCACAATAATTTTGAAGAATATGTAAAACTAAAACGTGTTGGTTGCCTTTTTCAGTTGAATTTATTGGCAGTAGTGGGGTATTATGGGGAATCGATTGCTAATGCTGCAAAAGAATTATTGCAAAAAGGAATGTACGATTTTGTGGGTTCTGATGTACATCACAGTAAGCATATTGCTGCTTTTGGAGATAAAGTAAAATGGAAAGACTTAAGTCCATTGAAAGAAGTGATAAAGAATAATCAATTTTTTAGTATACAGTAG